The nucleotide sequence GAgtagctttttaacaataatacGTTACCATAAATGTGCATGTTGAGTAGCGAGGTGTAATACGAGAGAGATTGGTGTTAATTTCATTTGGTCACCTGTTTCAGCTGATTATTGGACGGAGTGTTATTTTTTGATCGTTTGATGAGAATTATTgacgctgaaaaaaaaaggtgagtaGAACTTAGCATAAGCCAATGTGTTTCGTGGCACGTCGAGTAGctttttgagtaaattacgcTACCTTTTGTGTACTCATGTTGAAAGTAAACTGCTCAGGTAGTAACTTGTCTCGATTGCCTGTTTCAGCTGAAGTATTCGACGTTGTAATTGAAGTTGATTCGTGtgacgaagattttttttttgacgctGAAAAATAGGTGAGTTGAGTTGGAATATTACGAGCACGATACTTGGAATTATGAGTAGCGTAGTAGATGTATACATGTGCTAATTTTCGAGTAGCTaacttgatgtattttttgtgagaagaaaaCTTACCTGTACTTGTTCAATTGTTCGCAGCTATATTTTTGACTTGAGAAGATGGCAACAAAGGACGATAAAACTGAGCAGCCTAATTGGGATGATAGCGACGAAAGTACCGATTCTGGAAGGTAAAAATCTTGAATAGCtgtaaaatgaagtaaaattacACGAGTAAGAATTGAGTAGTAAAAATCGAACATTTTGCGTTATGTTTAGCGGGTCGGAGTCGGAGGCCACTCACTATAGAATTTTCCGATGCCAGTTGTGTGGCAAGCCTATAGGTGAGGGACCTAAGAAGAAGAAGACCAGCACGACGGCGTATGCGGCTACCTGTGGCCACCAAGTTCATAAAAAATGTGTCGAGAAGAAGAATACGCCAGTGCCAGGTGATTGCGTCGTGGCTGGATGTCGGAAAAAAGGAAAGTTAGATCCAGAGACGTGGAGGAAGCTACGCGGAGGAACGACTGAGATCTCGAAATGGGACGCAGAAGAAAAAGATTCGTTGCGAGAGAAGTTGGTCAACGAGATACGGCAAAATACGTCGCTGATTGAAAGAAACGAAGAGCTGCTGCGTTCATTAAGCGAGTCACCGCGCGCGGAAGCCGAACAAATCAGAACCGAGCTAAATTGCGCGAAAACTGAGATCGAGCAGCTCAGGTTGGAACTTGCTGAAGTACAGCAGAGAGCCGCGACGTTAGAACAGAATGCCGCTCTGTTACTCGCGAATGAAGGTCCCAGGGTGTGGTCAGTCGAAGAACTCTCCGAGGAAGCTTTTGCAGCCGAAGTTGAAAGACGGGGTTTCGAGACGTCATTAGTTAGAATAAACCGAGAAGAACGCGACCGGCGCTACCGGCAATTTAcggaaaaaatcgaagaaaataacATGAACTTCGACGAGGCGCTGCAAGCGATAGACCGACAAAGAGTATTCACGCAGGTCGACAGTGCACGGATGATGGTTTTGATCGACATCGATAGAGAGGCGCTGGATAGAGAAGTGAGATTATCCGAAGTATTGGATGGTATCAGCGTTTTACCGTCGTTAGCAGGTACGAATTTGAGTAACGCTGAATCGCAAATAGTGAGTAGCCGGTATGTGACGCTGGGGATTTCTTTTTTAGGTATCGAGTATCCGACGATGCAAAGGATGATTGAACTCAACAGACGTCTCGAGCAGCTCGAGATAAGTTACGACGACGTGTTCGACGTGGTCAACGACGAAGCTGAGCGAGCGCATCTGGAAGCCAGAAAGTCgctgaaaaagaaagaaactacGAAACCGGCGGCGAAAGCGGTAGTCGAGAAGCCTCAAAAGACCGAAGAGAAACCATCGATGTCGAAAGAGAAGCGGTCTTCGGTCCCGAACACACCAGACGTAAACCTGGACGGAATCGAGACGGACGGTAAGAGTAACGACGGTGAAAGCCCTCAATTTGACGATGAGCGTGCGAAAAGAGAGTCACGTAAAAGAACGAGTACAGAGTCGTCTAAAGAGAGCTCTTCGCCAAAAAGCCCTAAGCTAGAGGATGTTATACCGGATTCGGTTATTTATGCTTCgctaaaaatttgtttagaaAGAGCAGCGCGAGGTGACCTTGAAGAAAGAATTCAGAGGATACTCGACTCGCGTAGCGAAACAGCAGCGGTAAAGACTGAGACGGCCCAGGATTCCGAAAACGTAGTCAAAAAATCGGTACTCGAGGCGCGGGTGAAAGATCAAGAGTGCACGCCAAATACGACGCAGCAACCACAGCCGCGGTACGCCACGCCGAATACACCTGCGTCCGATTCAGCGAGTCGATCACAGCGTAGTACAAGTGAGTCACGGAGGCGCGATACGAGCACGGGTGATTCCTCGTCCAAAAAGACAGATGTATCGAGTAGCTCGCGTGGATCAAGAGTAAGCGGCGTCGAGTCGATCGAAAAGAAGCGGTCGTCGTCGAGTAGCTCGTCCAGCGATTCGGACTCAGGTTCGTCCGAGTCAACACCGCCGAAGAAgtctaaaaaatcgaaattgtcAAGAAAGCGAGCAGCGACAAAACGCAAGTCAACATCGAAGAGTAAAGCGccaccgaagaagaaaaaagttacgGCGACAAAAAAGAAACCGGCGACGAAACATAAACCGGCGACGACGAAACCGGCGGTCAAGCGTAAACTACCAGTAGCGAAAGACGAGAAGCCGGAAATGCCGCCTGAAGGAGTGAAAACTCGTAGCCAGACGCGAAGCGAGTCGAAATTGGTGGAGGAAGGTGAAGTTACCCAGTCGAGTCAAGAGACGCTCGAGCTTGCAGCAAATGCGAGTGAGTTTGAGGAGCAGCCTGAATCGAGACCACCACTACCGAACGTACCGGCACCTGAGCAGCCGCCGCCCCCGAGCCCAGAGCGAGTTCTCCAAGACCAGCAGCCTGGTCTAGCGCAGTTAACACCATGCGAACGGGCGCAGCGCGCCTTTCAAGAACGAGAGCGCGAGTTTAGACGAAACATGGAAATAGCGTTGCGACATCACGATCGAGAAGCCGCTAGAGTACGTGAAGGAAGAATGGATCTCGGACCGATAGAAGATTATTTCGAGCCGCTGGAAAATTGCCCGCCGCCACCAGCGCCAGTATGGCTGATGGCCGAGTTTCGGTACGAGCCGCGCGGCGAGAGATACGTTCGAGGTATGTTTTTCCCGGTCACGCGCGACACGATTCAACAGTCGATGCAGAGCCGAGGAATTTTGATCAACAATGATTTAACCGTACGAGACGACTTGTATTATCAGAGAGACGGCGGTGCTTGGATTTTGGGTCGCGTATACCGTGGAGGCGCTACGTATTACGTAATAAACTCGTTCGTCGTCATCGGAGACGCTCTCGCGCATGCGGTGGTAAGTGAGGTGATCTACCAAAACGTAGCGGCGAGAAGAGCTTGGAGCGTACATCCGCTTGCGGGCTCGCGAATCCCGACTACCACCATGTGCAGAAACTTACGGAGTTTGATCCAACGGGCACCGCAGCGAGTAGTCATGTCAGCAGGACAGTTTTGTATGGAGTCGCAAACGTTCGAAATCGTAACCGAGAGAATCCTCGAATTGTGGCGCGCGCTGCATCGGCGGGGCACGCGACACATCTTGATGGTGCCTCCGCTGACGTGGCCGCACTGTCCGGAAATACGTGTCCGGTTGCGGGATTTCCTACGGCAGGGACCGACGAGAGCGGAGTTCGATGGCAGATACGTATATATGGAGGCATTAGAAGAAACGATCGAGAGATGTCCTCCAGCGACGTTCCGGGGTGAGACGCCGTATCTAAACGAGCACCAAGCGTCGGAGGCCTTAGTGAGGATATTTGAATATGCAACGGTCGAGCGGAGATGGGGATACGGTCAGTTTCCGCGGGAGCAGGCTCCGCCGCGTCCGGTGGAGCAGCTCCAAGCAAACCAACTTCAACGAATCGAGGAGATGTTGAGGCAAGACCGTGCAGCCTTGGCAGAATACGAAAGAAGGAACGTACGCGAAAGGCTGGAGAGAGAGGTGCACGAACGAGAGCTTATCGAAAGAGTGCAGCGCCAGATGAGACATCTTCCTGGCATCGATCGTCAGTTACTGCCCGAGCGAGCCGCGCAGTTGGTCAACGAGGCGAATCGACAGATGCCTGAGCCGCCGAAGCAGCCGCAAGCTGGACCGAGTCGCCAGCAGCCGGCGCAAGAAGGAAGACAGTTACAGGTGGCTATACCACGAGCACCTGGATTGGCCGGATTTGGACGAGGTCGCAGCAGGCTGGCGGAGAGACGCGAGCGAATGCGGTTGGAGGCGCAGGAAGAAAGACAAAACCCTCAGAACGAACAGAACCAGAATGATGGCAGAGAAGCACGCTAAAATgcggtgaaaatttttcgaagagTCGCCTCTGTCTATTTAGTTTTGTTTTCTCGATGTAAAATTTGTCTCACGCGTGATTCGTCGCAGTATTACGAGTAGTGAACGAAAgtagttccaaaaattgtaaattttttttcctctgatgttgtatttttatttttctcgatcgtggtctcaattttttttattgttgtttatTTTCTGATGTAATTTGTTACGAGTAAGCTCCTCGAggaaaagagaatttttcgagtagagcagttttgtttgtattttttttatatactattgttttgttgtttttttttgtttttaccatttgccaaattaaaagatgaagttttgtttattgaattttgaggcgTGCTAAT is from Planococcus citri chromosome 1, ihPlaCitr1.1, whole genome shotgun sequence and encodes:
- the LOC135832535 gene encoding uncharacterized protein LOC135832535 isoform X1 translates to MATKDDKTEQPNWDDSDESTDSGSGSESEATHYRIFRCQLCGKPIGEGPKKKKTSTTAYAATCGHQVHKKCVEKKNTPVPGDCVVAGCRKKGKLDPETWRKLRGGTTEISKWDAEEKDSLREKLVNEIRQNTSLIERNEELLRSLSESPRAEAEQIRTELNCAKTEIEQLRLELAEVQQRAATLEQNAALLLANEGPRVWSVEELSEEAFAAEVERRGFETSLVRINREERDRRYRQFTEKIEENNMNFDEALQAIDRQRVFTQVDSARMMVLIDIDREALDREVRLSEVLDGISVLPSLAGTNLSNAESQIVSSRYVTLGISFLGIEYPTMQRMIELNRRLEQLEISYDDVFDVVNDEAERAHLEARKSLKKKETTKPAAKAVVEKPQKTEEKPSMSKEKRSSVPNTPDVNLDGIETDERAARGDLEERIQRILDSRSETAAVKTETAQDSENVVKKSVLEARVKDQECTPNTTQQPQPRYATPNTPASDSASRSQRSTSESRRRDTSTGDSSSKKTDVSSSSRGSRVSGVESIEKKRSSSSSSSSDSDSGSSESTPPKKSKKSKLSRKRAATKRKSTSKSKAPPKKKKVTATKKKPATKHKPATTKPAVKRKLPVAKDEKPEMPPEGVKTRSQTRSESKLVEEGEVTQSSQETLELAANASEFEEQPESRPPLPNVPAPEQPPPPSPERVLQDQQPGLAQLTPCERAQRAFQEREREFRRNMEIALRHHDREAARVREGRMDLGPIEDYFEPLENCPPPPAPVWLMAEFRYEPRGERYVRGMFFPVTRDTIQQSMQSRGILINNDLTVRDDLYYQRDGGAWILGRVYRGGATYYVINSFVVIGDALAHAVVSEVIYQNVAARRAWSVHPLAGSRIPTTTMCRNLRSLIQRAPQRVVMSAGQFCMESQTFEIVTERILELWRALHRRGTRHILMVPPLTWPHCPEIRVRLRDFLRQGPTRAEFDGRYVYMEALEETIERCPPATFRGETPYLNEHQASEALVRIFEYATVERRWGYGQFPREQAPPRPVEQLQANQLQRIEEMLRQDRAALAEYERRNVRERLEREVHERELIERVQRQMRHLPGIDRQLLPERAAQLVNEANRQMPEPPKQPQAGPSRQQPAQEGRQLQVAIPRAPGLAGFGRGRSRLAERRERMRLEAQEERQNPQNEQNQNDGREAR
- the LOC135832535 gene encoding uncharacterized protein LOC135832535 isoform X2 — its product is MATKDDKTEQPNWDDSDESTDSGSGSESEATHYRIFRCQLCGKPIGEGPKKKKTSTTAYAATCGHQVHKKCVEKKNTPVPGDCVVAGCRKKGKLDPETWRKLRGGTTEISKWDAEEKDSLREKLVNEIRQNTSLIERNEELLRSLSESPRAEAEQIRTELNCAKTEIEQLRLELAEVQQRAATLEQNAALLLANEGPRVWSVEELSEEAFAAEVERRGFETSLVRINREERDRRYRQFTEKIEENNMNFDEALQAIDRQRVFTQVDSARMMVLIDIDREALDREVRLSEVLDGISVLPSLAGIEYPTMQRMIELNRRLEQLEISYDDVFDVVNDEAERAHLEARKSLKKKETTKPAAKAVVEKPQKTEEKPSMSKEKRSSVPNTPDVNLDGIETDERAARGDLEERIQRILDSRSETAAVKTETAQDSENVVKKSVLEARVKDQECTPNTTQQPQPRYATPNTPASDSASRSQRSTSESRRRDTSTGDSSSKKTDVSSSSRGSRVSGVESIEKKRSSSSSSSSDSDSGSSESTPPKKSKKSKLSRKRAATKRKSTSKSKAPPKKKKVTATKKKPATKHKPATTKPAVKRKLPVAKDEKPEMPPEGVKTRSQTRSESKLVEEGEVTQSSQETLELAANASEFEEQPESRPPLPNVPAPEQPPPPSPERVLQDQQPGLAQLTPCERAQRAFQEREREFRRNMEIALRHHDREAARVREGRMDLGPIEDYFEPLENCPPPPAPVWLMAEFRYEPRGERYVRGMFFPVTRDTIQQSMQSRGILINNDLTVRDDLYYQRDGGAWILGRVYRGGATYYVINSFVVIGDALAHAVVSEVIYQNVAARRAWSVHPLAGSRIPTTTMCRNLRSLIQRAPQRVVMSAGQFCMESQTFEIVTERILELWRALHRRGTRHILMVPPLTWPHCPEIRVRLRDFLRQGPTRAEFDGRYVYMEALEETIERCPPATFRGETPYLNEHQASEALVRIFEYATVERRWGYGQFPREQAPPRPVEQLQANQLQRIEEMLRQDRAALAEYERRNVRERLEREVHERELIERVQRQMRHLPGIDRQLLPERAAQLVNEANRQMPEPPKQPQAGPSRQQPAQEGRQLQVAIPRAPGLAGFGRGRSRLAERRERMRLEAQEERQNPQNEQNQNDGREAR